The following are encoded together in the Tribolium castaneum strain GA2 chromosome 3, icTriCast1.1, whole genome shotgun sequence genome:
- the LOC658740 gene encoding uncharacterized protein LOC658740: MAVVAKVADWLKNLEYDGPVPSSLSKICNANTAFIWEQLITNVRHRSEVGAIRKNIIISRLAKKSLRDQQDEFDYSIREIDIYAKKRKLESKVERLQSQIEEKESEIDDLLKNNKLTYATIDNMKAKIRENLEKRFLLEKKAQVLEADLNHAREVVTLARSVTPVEMDENSNSDEITQTLQKCAEKLQKLSQQTFVSSKTNSFSKCIKMETREEPKRESLGLLRPSDYFSISDDFEFSFLSPKKDNLFVSLPKEKFDDLEVQNDLKKLLHTNNRFLILKQFGKIYDELICQFQTPLTCDTPDRDSVNHDDLTRLYFIHAKEELKKDKYRLQLEKLKETVTKREGEILSQIHGNRAEITKMFQLQSEKVYHKAIKFFLQKEINSHRQLDSGNEIYVTKSKIKQTQGEITCKIERVNNLVCDISTLISDIKTNAKETAICVKTLYFHICDMSWADFLTQGVNLEEIETFRKYPLEFNRRFAFTDRNLFYRDVAHTEVAAFADLDSADFRAVTGLIDVPFSHPESVVLDTLRKKVFLNTLKGLSEETPKLECQNFCFDEGWVGSTENQLISIIHSPVIHRVLAAPSEVRENTELWTEMSFRNFISPMRLVDGQDYRFYEEKLKELSKENC; the protein is encoded by the exons ATGGCTGTGGTTGCAAAAGTAGCAGACTGGTTGAAAAATCTGGAATATGACGGTCCCGTACCGTCCAGTTTATCAAA AATCTGTAATGCCAACACTGCCTTTATTTGGGAGCAATTAATTACGAATGTGAGGCACCGGTCGGAAGTTGGCGCCATCCGCAAAAACATAATTATAAGTCGGTTAGCAAAAAAATCGCTCAGAGATCAGCAG GATGAGTTCGATTATTCGATCAGAGAGATTGATATTTATGCCAAAAAGAGGAAACTTGAGAGTAAAGTTGAGCGTCTTCAGAGCCAGATTGAGGAGAAAGAATCAGAGATTGATGAccttcttaaaaataataaactcaCTT ACGCCACTATTGATAATATGAAGGCAAAGATTAGGGAGAATTTGGAGAAGAGGTTTTTATTGGAGAAAAAAGCACAAGTGCTTGAGGCGGATTTAAACCACGCCAGGGAAGTTGTGACTTTAGCCAGAAGCGTAACTCCTGTCGAAATGGACGAGAATTCAAACAGTGATGAAATCACT caAACGCTACAAAAGTGTGCAGAAAAGCTGCAAAAACTGTCCCAACAAACTTTCGTTTCGTCCAAAACAAACAGCTTTTCTAAATGTATAAAAATGGAAACTAGAGAAGAACCCAAACGCGAGTCTTTAGGTCTATTGAGACCTTCCGATTATTTCAGCATTAGCGACGATTTTGAGTTCTCGTTTTTAAGTCCGAAAAAAGacaatttgtttgtttcattACCTAAGGAAAAATTTGATGATCTTGAGGTCcaaaacgatttaaaaaaattgttgcacaCGAATAACAGATTTCTGATTTTAAAACAGTTCGGAAAAATTTACGATGAACTAATTTGCCAATTTCAGACACCACTAACGTGTGATACACCCGACAG GGATTCAGTCAATCACGATGATTTAACGCGATTGTATTTCATACACGCTAAAGAGGAGCTGAAAAAAGACAAGTATCGATTACaattggaaaaattgaaagaaacGGTAACCAAACGCGAAGGCGAAATTCTA agTCAAATACACGGAAATCGGGCCGAAATCACAAAAATGTTCCAATTACAAAGCGAGAAAGTGTATCACAAAGctatcaaattttttctacagaaagaaataaattcGCACAGACAGCTTGATAGTGGCAACGAAATTTACGTCACAAAGTCAAAGATAAAACAAACGCAAGGCGAAATT ACTTGTAAAATTGAACGTGTTAATAATTTAGTGTGTGATATATCCACACTCATTTCTGACATTAAAACAAATGCCAAAGAAACCGCCATATGTGTGAAAACACTGTACTTCCATATCTGCGACATGTCTTGGGCTGATTTTCTAACACAGGGCGTTAACTTGGAGGAAATTGAGACGTTCCGAAAGTACCCTCTTGAATTTAACCGCCGGTTTGCCTTCAC tgaccgaaatttattttaccgCGATGTTGCCCACACTGAAGTCGCGGCTTTCGCCGATTTGGATTCGGCTGATTTCCGAGCGGTTACGGGTTTAATCGATGTGCCCTTTAGCCACCCGGAAAGTGTAGTTTTGGACACTCTGcggaaaaaagtttttttgaatactttgAAAGGCTTGTCGGAAGAGACACCAAAACTGGAGTGTCAAAACT tttGTTTTGACGAAGGTTGGGTGGGAAGCACCGAAAATCAGCTCATTTCGATCATACATTCGCCTGTGATTCACCGCGTGTTGGCAGCGCCGTCTGAAGTCAGGGAAAACACCGAACTGTGGACGGAAATGTCCTTCAGGAATTTTATTTCGCCGATGCGACTGGTCGATGGGCAGGATTATAGGTTTTATGAAGAGAAGTTGAAAGAGTTAAGTAAAGAAAACTGTTAG